One genomic region from Hoeflea algicola encodes:
- the metK gene encoding methionine adenosyltransferase → MERSTFLFTSESVSEGHPDKVCDRISDEIVDLVYREAKKGGVDPWSVRVACETLATTNRVVIAGEVRVPPSLIKKNKAGDDVINPAKFKSAARRAIKSIGYEQDGFHWKTAKIDVLLHFQSAHIAQGVDNASDHQGSEGAGDQGIMFGYACNETPELMPAPIYYSHKILELLATARHKGEGDAGKLGPDAKSQVTVRYVDGKPSEITSIVLSTQHLDGSWDSAKVREVVEPYIREALDGLAIASDCKWYINPTGKFEIGGPDGDAGLTGRKIIVDTYGGAAPHGGGAFSGKDTTKVDRSAAYAARYLAKNAVAAGFADRCTIQLAYAIGVAQPLSINVNFHDTGKVSESALEEALPKVMDLTPRGIRTHLDLNKPIYARTAAYGHFGRKAGRDGSFSWEKLDLVKPLKEALKG, encoded by the coding sequence ATGGAACGCTCGACTTTTCTTTTCACCAGTGAATCAGTGTCCGAAGGCCATCCCGACAAGGTGTGCGACCGTATTTCGGATGAAATCGTAGATTTGGTCTACCGCGAGGCCAAAAAGGGCGGTGTTGATCCGTGGAGCGTACGCGTTGCCTGCGAAACGCTGGCGACCACCAACAGGGTTGTCATTGCCGGCGAAGTCCGGGTACCGCCGTCACTGATCAAGAAGAACAAGGCCGGTGACGACGTCATCAACCCGGCCAAGTTCAAGTCGGCCGCACGCAGGGCCATCAAGTCGATCGGCTACGAGCAGGACGGCTTTCACTGGAAAACTGCCAAGATCGATGTGCTGCTGCATTTTCAGTCAGCCCATATCGCCCAGGGCGTCGACAACGCCTCCGACCATCAGGGTTCGGAAGGCGCCGGCGACCAGGGCATCATGTTCGGTTACGCCTGCAACGAGACCCCTGAACTGATGCCGGCGCCGATCTATTACAGCCACAAGATCCTCGAATTGCTCGCAACCGCCCGCCACAAGGGCGAAGGCGATGCAGGCAAGCTCGGCCCCGATGCAAAAAGCCAGGTGACTGTGCGTTACGTCGACGGCAAGCCCTCGGAAATCACCTCGATCGTGCTGTCCACTCAGCACCTCGACGGCAGCTGGGATTCGGCCAAGGTGCGTGAAGTTGTCGAGCCCTATATTCGCGAGGCGCTCGATGGTCTGGCAATCGCGTCTGATTGCAAGTGGTACATCAACCCGACCGGCAAGTTCGAAATCGGCGGTCCCGATGGCGACGCCGGCCTGACCGGCCGCAAGATCATCGTCGATACCTATGGTGGCGCGGCGCCCCATGGTGGCGGTGCATTCTCGGGCAAGGACACCACCAAGGTCGACCGTTCCGCAGCCTACGCCGCGCGCTATCTGGCCAAGAATGCTGTCGCTGCCGGCTTCGCCGACCGCTGCACCATCCAGCTCGCCTACGCCATTGGTGTGGCGCAACCGCTGTCGATCAACGTCAACTTCCATGACACCGGCAAGGTTTCCGAATCTGCTCTTGAAGAGGCGTTGCCCAAGGTGATGGACCTCACCCCCCGGGGTATCCGCACCCATCTCGATCTCAACAAGCCGATCTACGCCCGCACCGCAGCCTATGGCCATTTCGGCCGCAAGGCTGGCCGCGACGGTTCGTTCTCGTGGGAAAAGCTTGATCTGGTCAAGCCGCTGAAAGAAGCCCTCAAGGGCTGA
- the trmB gene encoding tRNA (guanosine(46)-N7)-methyltransferase TrmB codes for MTNSPRRSRATEAFYGRRKGKTLKTPQAEALAALLPSLRLDLGVPAPASLASLWPVPVTRTRLEIGFGGGEHLLHRAQEAPDTGFIGVEPFINSMAKLLTAIDAEGLSNIRLHDDDATQVLDWLPDACLDHIDLLYPDPWPKKKHWKRRFVSTVNLDRFARVLKPGGVFCFASDIDTYVNWTLTRLAAHPQFAWRARKADDWQAPWSGWPGTRYEAKAIREGRTPCYLEFERLA; via the coding sequence ATGACCAATTCACCACGACGCAGCCGTGCCACAGAGGCTTTCTACGGCCGCCGCAAGGGTAAAACCCTCAAGACGCCGCAAGCTGAAGCGCTTGCGGCGTTGCTGCCTTCACTCAGGCTCGACCTTGGCGTTCCGGCGCCTGCGTCCCTTGCCAGTCTCTGGCCGGTGCCCGTCACCCGGACGCGGCTTGAAATCGGCTTCGGCGGCGGCGAGCACCTGCTTCACCGGGCGCAGGAAGCGCCTGATACCGGCTTCATCGGGGTCGAACCCTTCATCAATTCGATGGCCAAGCTGCTGACCGCGATTGACGCCGAAGGTTTGTCCAATATCCGTCTGCACGACGATGACGCCACCCAGGTGCTCGACTGGCTGCCTGATGCCTGCCTCGATCACATCGATCTGCTCTATCCTGATCCCTGGCCCAAAAAGAAGCACTGGAAGCGCCGCTTCGTCTCGACGGTAAATCTTGATCGTTTCGCCCGTGTATTGAAGCCAGGCGGCGTATTCTGCTTTGCCTCCGACATCGATACTTATGTCAACTGGACACTGACCCGTCTCGCCGCCCATCCGCAGTTTGCCTGGCGTGCCAGAAAGGCCGACGACTGGCAGGCGCCATGGTCGGGTTGGCCCGGCACCCGCTATGAGGCGAAGGCCATTCGCGAGGGGCGCACCCCCTGTTATCTGGAATTCGAGCGACTGGCCTGA
- the rimP gene encoding ribosome maturation factor RimP: MTDEPTTPHEPRLVTETGVDARIAEIIEPVLEAMDMRLVRVRLSGQNGLTLQIMAERNDGSMVVEDCEAASRAISPVLDVEDPVEKAYHLEVSSPGIDRPLVRKSDFERWEGHLARCDASVLINGRKRFRGFIRDVTDTGFSVERDQPAYGEDNLAVIPFSALAEAKLVLTDELIRESLRADKAAKAAANEEDPSGEAAEPAPDDQV; encoded by the coding sequence ATGACCGACGAACCCACAACGCCCCATGAACCGAGACTGGTCACCGAGACCGGTGTCGATGCCCGCATTGCCGAGATCATCGAGCCGGTGCTCGAGGCCATGGACATGCGTCTGGTGCGGGTGCGGCTATCGGGTCAGAACGGCCTGACCCTGCAGATCATGGCCGAACGCAATGATGGCTCGATGGTGGTCGAGGACTGCGAGGCTGCCTCGCGTGCGATTTCGCCTGTGCTTGATGTGGAAGATCCGGTGGAAAAGGCCTATCATCTTGAGGTCTCGTCGCCCGGCATCGACCGGCCGCTGGTGCGCAAGTCCGATTTTGAGCGCTGGGAAGGCCATCTTGCCCGCTGCGACGCGTCGGTTCTGATCAATGGCCGCAAGCGGTTTCGTGGTTTCATCCGCGATGTCACCGATACCGGGTTTTCGGTCGAGCGTGACCAGCCCGCTTATGGCGAAGACAATCTGGCGGTGATCCCGTTTTCTGCGTTGGCCGAAGCCAAGCTGGTGCTCACCGATGAATTGATTCGCGAGTCGCTGCGCGCCGACAAGGCTGCGAAAGCGGCCGCCAATGAGGAAGACCCGTCCGGAGAGGCCGCGGAGCCGGCGCCGGACGATCAGGTTTGA
- the nusA gene encoding transcription termination factor NusA yields MAVSANRLELLQIADAVAREKSIDREIVISAMADAIQKAARSRYGSESNIRADINAKTGEIRLQRLLEVVEHAEDYSLQIPLMLARDRNPDAQLGDFIADPLPPMDFGRIAAQSAKQVIVQKVREAERDRQFDEFKDRISEIVNGTVKRVEYGNVIVDLGRGEGIIRRDETIPREAFRYGDRVRAYVYDVRREQRGPQIFLSRTHPQFMVKLFTMEVPEIYDGIIEIRSVARDPGSRAKIAVISNDSSIDPVGACVGMRGSRVQAVVGELQGEKIDIIPWSPSPATFIVNALQPAEVSKVVLDEDAERIEVVVPDEQLSLAIGRRGQNVRLASQLTGWDIDILTEEEESQRRQKEFNERTALFMEALDVDEMVGQVLASEGFSQVEEVAYVEIGEITGIEGFDEETASELQTRAREYLDKIEAELDAKRTELGVEDELRSVPGMTTAMMVALGGDGIKTVEDFAGCAVDDLTGWSERKDGETKRFEGLFSNLDVTRPEAESMILAARLAVGWITEDELLVEEVEETEAEEEGTTEGEVAAVAAVAVAAEDIAEAVENATETAEADQPETTGADGEDA; encoded by the coding sequence ATGGCAGTCAGTGCAAACAGGCTTGAGCTTCTTCAGATCGCTGATGCGGTCGCGCGCGAGAAGTCCATTGACCGCGAAATCGTGATTTCCGCCATGGCGGACGCGATTCAGAAAGCTGCACGTTCGCGCTACGGATCGGAATCCAACATCCGCGCCGACATCAATGCCAAAACCGGCGAGATCCGGCTTCAGCGTCTGCTTGAAGTCGTCGAGCACGCCGAAGATTATTCGCTGCAGATCCCGCTGATGCTGGCGCGTGACCGCAATCCCGACGCCCAGCTTGGCGATTTCATCGCCGACCCGCTGCCGCCGATGGATTTTGGCCGTATCGCCGCCCAGTCTGCCAAGCAGGTGATCGTCCAGAAGGTGCGTGAAGCCGAGCGCGACCGGCAGTTCGACGAGTTCAAGGACCGTATCAGCGAAATCGTCAATGGCACAGTCAAGCGTGTCGAATACGGCAACGTCATTGTCGATCTCGGCCGTGGTGAAGGCATTATCCGCCGCGACGAGACCATTCCGCGCGAAGCCTTCCGCTATGGCGACCGCGTCCGTGCCTATGTCTACGATGTGCGCCGCGAACAACGCGGCCCGCAGATCTTCCTATCGCGCACCCATCCACAGTTCATGGTGAAGCTGTTCACCATGGAAGTGCCGGAAATCTACGATGGCATCATCGAGATCCGCTCGGTCGCGCGCGACCCCGGCAGCCGTGCCAAGATCGCCGTCATCTCCAATGATTCGTCGATCGATCCGGTCGGTGCCTGCGTTGGTATGCGCGGCAGCCGTGTGCAGGCTGTGGTTGGCGAATTGCAGGGTGAGAAGATCGACATCATTCCCTGGTCGCCATCGCCGGCCACCTTCATCGTCAACGCCCTGCAGCCTGCCGAGGTTTCCAAGGTGGTGCTGGATGAGGATGCCGAGCGCATCGAGGTCGTGGTGCCTGACGAGCAGCTGTCGCTGGCCATCGGTCGTCGCGGCCAGAACGTCCGGCTTGCCTCGCAGCTGACCGGCTGGGACATCGACATCCTCACCGAGGAAGAGGAAAGCCAGCGCCGCCAGAAGGAATTCAACGAGCGCACGGCACTGTTCATGGAGGCGCTTGATGTCGACGAGATGGTCGGCCAGGTGCTCGCCTCCGAAGGCTTTAGCCAGGTCGAGGAAGTCGCTTACGTCGAGATCGGCGAAATCACCGGCATCGAAGGCTTCGACGAGGAGACTGCCAGCGAACTGCAGACCCGTGCCCGCGAGTATCTCGACAAGATCGAGGCTGAACTTGACGCCAAGCGCACGGAACTGGGAGTTGAGGACGAATTACGCTCGGTTCCCGGCATGACCACCGCGATGATGGTTGCGCTCGGCGGCGACGGAATCAAGACCGTCGAGGATTTCGCCGGCTGTGCGGTCGACGATCTCACCGGCTGGTCCGAACGCAAGGATGGCGAGACCAAGCGCTTTGAGGGGCTGTTTTCAAATCTGGATGTGACCCGACCCGAGGCAGAATCGATGATCCTGGCGGCCCGCCTTGCGGTAGGCTGGATTACCGAGGACGAGCTGCTGGTTGAAGAGGTCGAGGAGACCGAAGCGGAAGAAGAAGGCACCACAGAAGGCGAAGTAGCCGCAGTGGCTGCGGTCGCGGTCGCTGCTGAAGACATTGCGGAAGCCGTTGAAAACGCAACTGAAACCGCTGAAGCGGATCAGCCGGAAACGACCGGGGCGGACGGCGAGGACGCCTGA
- a CDS encoding RNA-binding protein, which yields MGKGVNKVRIEPVNDRMCIVTRERDQPEGLIRFVAGPDGNIVPDLRLVLPGRGCWVTAEREKIDLAIKRKLFGRALKTEVTVDPDLGEMVERLLVDSLLGMMNMARKSGQFITGSGKVEAAVRSGSALALMHATDAADDGVRKLRQANTAQAMGEKEEEIPVFRLFSADELTRAIGDGAFIHAAALAGQAGEGVMKRAKALARYRNDPQAGTD from the coding sequence ATGGGGAAGGGTGTGAACAAGGTCAGGATCGAACCCGTGAACGACCGAATGTGCATCGTCACCCGTGAACGGGACCAGCCCGAGGGTTTGATCCGCTTCGTCGCGGGCCCTGACGGCAACATTGTTCCCGACCTGCGCCTTGTCCTTCCCGGACGCGGCTGCTGGGTGACCGCGGAACGCGAGAAGATTGACCTGGCCATCAAGCGCAAGCTGTTTGGCCGGGCCTTGAAGACCGAAGTGACCGTCGATCCCGATCTGGGCGAGATGGTCGAGCGGCTGCTCGTTGACAGTCTGCTGGGCATGATGAACATGGCGCGCAAGTCGGGTCAGTTCATCACCGGATCAGGCAAGGTCGAGGCCGCGGTGAGGTCCGGATCTGCGCTGGCCTTGATGCATGCGACTGACGCAGCCGATGATGGCGTGCGCAAGTTGCGGCAAGCCAATACGGCGCAGGCGATGGGTGAAAAGGAAGAGGAAATACCGGTGTTTCGGTTGTTTTCCGCCGACGAATTGACACGCGCCATCGGCGACGGCGCTTTTATCCATGCCGCTGCGCTTGCAGGGCAGGCCGGAGAAGGTGTAATGAAGCGCGCAAAGGCACTTGCGCGCTACAGAAACGACCCCCAGGCGGGGACGGACTGA
- the infB gene encoding translation initiation factor IF-2: MSDSKDDKTISVTGKKTFSLKRPSVEQGMVRQEMGRGRTKAVVVETRKRRVTRPEDENTVPPVTLKPRPAPVAEKPVAAPPPPPRPAAPVRAPAPAPRGAVLNQLSSSEMEARRRALQDSRVRDVEERKRAEADAIRRAEEDARRAVEEAENAKAQAIEDARLAKEAEQQELAAREAAANAPADATAPAPAEDAGRGRRRENEAEAPARTGAPARPGAKVTRPETPKPTRPKVEEDRRRGKLTLTSALNDDGNSRGRSLSAMRRRQEKMRRSMAQEPREKVMREVQLPETITIQELSQRMSERSVDVIKYLMKEGQMMKPGDIIDADLAEIIAGEFGHTVRRVSESDVELGIFNVEDEGGEMVSRPPVVTIMGHVDHGKTSLLDAIRDANVVSGEAGGITQHIGAYQVEKNGQLITFIDTPGHAAFTAMRARGAQATDIAILVVAADDAVMPQTIESINHAKAAGVPIIVAINKIDKPSADAQKVRTDLLQHEVFVESMGGEVLDVEVSATKHLNLDKLLDAILLQSELLDLKANPERTAEGVVIEAKLDRGRGSVATVLVQTGTLRPGEILVAGDQWGRVRALVNDRGEQVKEAGPAFPVEILGLQGTPQAGDRFAVVENEGRAREIAEYRQRLARDKAAARQSGSRGSLEQMMTQLQDTGSQEFPLLVKGDVQGSIEAIAGAIEKLGTDEVRARIIHSGAGAITESDISLAEASGAAIIGFNVRANKQARDAAERDGVEIRYYNIIYDLVDDVKAAMSGMLSPERRETFLGNAEILEVFNITKVGKVAGCRVTEGKVERGSGVRLIRDNVVIHEGKLKTLKRFKDEVAEVNGGQECGMAFENYEDIRAGDVIECFRVEHVTRTL, encoded by the coding sequence ATGAGCGACAGCAAAGACGACAAGACAATCAGTGTTACCGGCAAGAAGACCTTCTCGCTGAAGCGCCCCTCTGTGGAACAGGGAATGGTGCGTCAGGAGATGGGCCGTGGCCGTACCAAGGCGGTGGTGGTGGAGACGCGCAAGCGTCGCGTCACCCGGCCCGAGGACGAGAACACGGTACCGCCAGTAACCCTCAAGCCACGGCCTGCGCCGGTGGCTGAGAAACCTGTGGCCGCACCGCCACCACCACCGCGGCCAGCCGCACCGGTGAGAGCGCCGGCTCCGGCGCCGCGTGGCGCTGTGCTCAATCAGCTGTCATCGAGCGAGATGGAAGCCCGTCGTCGGGCCTTGCAGGACAGCCGCGTCCGCGATGTCGAAGAGCGCAAGCGCGCCGAGGCCGACGCCATTCGTCGCGCCGAGGAAGATGCCCGCCGCGCCGTCGAGGAAGCCGAGAACGCCAAGGCCCAGGCCATTGAAGACGCCCGCCTTGCCAAGGAAGCTGAACAGCAGGAGCTTGCAGCACGCGAAGCCGCCGCCAACGCGCCGGCCGATGCCACAGCCCCTGCTCCGGCCGAAGATGCCGGCCGCGGTCGCCGTCGCGAGAATGAGGCCGAAGCGCCTGCGCGTACTGGAGCCCCGGCACGTCCCGGCGCCAAGGTTACGCGTCCGGAAACGCCCAAGCCTACCCGTCCGAAGGTCGAGGAAGACCGTCGTCGCGGCAAGCTGACGCTCACGTCTGCGCTCAATGATGACGGCAATTCTCGTGGCCGCTCGCTCTCGGCGATGCGCCGCCGCCAGGAAAAAATGCGCCGCTCGATGGCGCAGGAGCCGCGTGAAAAGGTCATGCGCGAGGTGCAGTTGCCGGAAACCATCACCATTCAGGAACTTTCACAGCGGATGTCCGAACGGTCAGTCGATGTGATCAAGTACCTGATGAAGGAAGGTCAGATGATGAAGCCTGGCGACATCATCGATGCCGACCTTGCTGAAATCATTGCCGGCGAATTCGGTCATACCGTCAGGCGCGTGTCGGAATCCGATGTCGAGCTCGGTATTTTCAATGTCGAGGACGAAGGCGGCGAAATGGTTTCGCGGCCTCCGGTGGTCACCATCATGGGCCATGTCGACCACGGCAAGACCTCGCTTCTCGACGCGATCCGCGACGCCAATGTGGTTTCGGGTGAGGCCGGTGGCATTACCCAGCATATCGGCGCCTATCAGGTTGAGAAAAACGGTCAGCTGATCACCTTCATCGACACCCCGGGCCATGCGGCTTTCACCGCGATGCGTGCCCGTGGCGCCCAGGCAACCGACATCGCCATTCTGGTGGTGGCGGCTGATGACGCCGTGATGCCGCAGACAATTGAATCGATCAATCACGCCAAGGCGGCCGGAGTTCCGATCATCGTGGCGATCAACAAGATCGACAAGCCGTCCGCCGATGCCCAGAAGGTCCGTACTGATCTGCTGCAGCACGAAGTGTTTGTTGAAAGCATGGGCGGTGAGGTTCTTGATGTTGAGGTTTCGGCGACCAAGCATCTCAATCTCGACAAATTGCTCGATGCCATCCTGTTGCAGTCCGAACTGCTCGACCTAAAGGCCAATCCCGAGCGTACTGCCGAAGGCGTGGTGATCGAAGCCAAGCTTGATCGCGGTCGCGGTTCGGTTGCCACCGTTCTGGTTCAGACCGGTACGCTTCGGCCCGGTGAAATTCTCGTGGCCGGCGATCAGTGGGGCCGTGTGCGCGCCCTGGTCAATGACCGCGGCGAACAGGTCAAGGAAGCCGGACCGGCGTTCCCGGTCGAAATTCTCGGCCTTCAGGGTACACCGCAGGCCGGTGACCGCTTTGCAGTGGTCGAAAACGAAGGCCGTGCCCGCGAAATCGCTGAATACCGTCAGCGGCTCGCCCGCGACAAGGCGGCAGCCCGCCAGAGCGGTTCGCGCGGTTCGCTTGAGCAGATGATGACCCAGTTGCAGGATACCGGCAGCCAGGAATTCCCGCTGCTGGTCAAGGGCGACGTTCAGGGCTCGATCGAAGCCATTGCAGGCGCCATCGAAAAGCTCGGAACCGACGAAGTCCGCGCCCGGATCATTCATTCCGGCGCCGGGGCGATCACCGAATCCGATATCTCGCTGGCGGAAGCCTCGGGCGCCGCCATCATCGGCTTCAACGTTCGTGCCAACAAGCAGGCTCGTGACGCGGCTGAGCGTGATGGCGTCGAGATCCGCTACTACAACATCATCTACGATCTGGTGGATGACGTGAAGGCTGCGATGTCGGGCATGCTTTCGCCGGAACGGCGCGAGACCTTCCTCGGCAATGCCGAGATCCTTGAGGTGTTCAACATCACCAAGGTCGGCAAGGTTGCCGGTTGTCGGGTTACCGAAGGCAAGGTCGAGCGTGGCTCGGGCGTCCGCCTGATCCGTGACAACGTTGTCATTCACGAAGGCAAGCTCAAGACTCTCAAGCGCTTCAAGGATGAAGTTGCCGAGGTTAATGGCGGCCAGGAATGCGGCATGGCCTTCGAGAACTACGAAGACATTCGCGCAGGCGACGTCATCGAGTGCTTCCGCGTCGAGCACGTCACCCGCACACTCTGA
- the rbfA gene encoding 30S ribosome-binding factor RbfA, with protein sequence MPKPSSSAPSQRMLRVGEQVRAAITQVLQRGDVRDPLLENTVVSVSEVRMSPDLRIATAYVMPLGQQDHAAIIEALNRHARYLRGRITPQIRQLKHMPELRFRDDTSFDNYSKIDALLRSPEVARDLDPDFNTDTDGEK encoded by the coding sequence ATGCCCAAGCCAAGTTCCTCGGCCCCTTCGCAGCGCATGTTGCGCGTCGGTGAGCAGGTCCGTGCGGCCATCACTCAGGTCTTGCAGCGCGGAGACGTGCGCGATCCGCTGCTTGAAAATACCGTGGTCTCGGTCTCCGAAGTGCGCATGTCGCCGGACCTGAGGATCGCCACCGCCTATGTCATGCCGCTGGGTCAGCAGGATCATGCTGCTATCATCGAGGCGCTCAACCGCCATGCGCGTTATCTGCGCGGTCGCATCACCCCGCAGATACGGCAGCTCAAGCATATGCCGGAACTGAGATTCCGCGACGACACTAGCTTTGACAATTATTCCAAGATCGACGCGCTGTTGCGCTCACCCGAGGTCGCTCGCGATCTCGACCCCGACTTTAACACTGACACTGACGGTGAAAAATAA
- the truB gene encoding tRNA pseudouridine(55) synthase TruB yields MGRRGKKKGRPVSGWLVLDKPWDFGSTEAVSKIKWLFKADKAGHAGTLDPLASGMLPIALGEATKTVPYVMDGRKIYEFTVAWGQQRNTDDLEGEVTAESDTRPERAAIEALLPDYTGVIEQVPPAFSAVKIAGERAYDMARGGEVVEIPAREVEIHRITLLGCPDADHAVFEVECGKGTYVRALARDFGRDLGCYGHISALRRSMVAPFAESAMVPLSELVALEEIEDEAERLARLDAFLVPAGEVLVSLPRIDISDDQAHRLKMGNSIILRGRDAPVATGDACAFARGALVAIGEVAGGEFHPRRVFKS; encoded by the coding sequence ATGGGACGCCGCGGCAAGAAGAAAGGCCGGCCCGTTTCCGGCTGGTTGGTGCTGGATAAGCCGTGGGACTTTGGCTCCACCGAGGCGGTGTCGAAAATAAAATGGCTGTTCAAGGCTGACAAGGCCGGCCATGCCGGCACGCTCGATCCGCTTGCTTCGGGGATGCTGCCGATTGCACTCGGCGAGGCCACCAAGACTGTTCCCTATGTCATGGATGGCCGCAAGATCTATGAATTCACTGTCGCCTGGGGACAACAGCGCAACACCGACGATCTCGAGGGCGAGGTCACGGCTGAAAGCGATACCCGTCCCGAGCGTGCCGCCATTGAGGCGCTGCTGCCGGACTATACCGGTGTAATCGAACAGGTGCCGCCGGCTTTTTCCGCCGTCAAGATCGCCGGTGAACGCGCCTACGACATGGCCCGTGGCGGCGAAGTGGTGGAGATCCCCGCCCGCGAGGTCGAGATCCATCGCATAACCCTTCTGGGCTGCCCGGATGCCGATCACGCCGTGTTCGAGGTTGAATGTGGCAAGGGCACCTATGTGCGGGCGCTTGCGCGCGACTTCGGTCGCGACCTTGGCTGCTATGGCCATATATCGGCGCTGCGCCGCTCCATGGTGGCGCCTTTTGCCGAATCGGCCATGGTGCCGCTGTCTGAACTTGTCGCGCTCGAAGAGATCGAAGACGAGGCCGAGCGTTTGGCCCGGCTCGATGCCTTTCTGGTGCCTGCAGGTGAGGTGCTTGTCAGCCTGCCGCGCATCGATATCAGCGATGATCAGGCGCACCGGCTCAAAATGGGCAACTCGATCATCCTGCGCGGCCGCGATGCGCCGGTGGCCACCGGCGATGCCTGCGCTTTTGCGCGCGGTGCGCTGGTTGCCATTGGCGAAGTTGCCGGCGGTGAGTTTCACCCACGGCGGGTGTTCAAGAGCTGA
- a CDS encoding gamma-glutamylcyclotransferase, producing MPASRRMRLTQRHVDHVHRPIDDPGPKLLPGFRSATDDDYSEAVAGMLSSRPAGDFWLFGYGSLIWRPETAFEEKRKGTAAGWHRRFCLGPDYRYRGSPELPGLMMALDRGGQCTGMLYRLPEAGLEQELHRLIRRELSQLPSAFPWRWIKVRTDEGPVPALTFAMDRNNARYVASLPDTEVAAVLASACGFRGSMAEYLFSTVTMLESLGIHDRKLWRLQSLVADLIEARLSASR from the coding sequence ATGCCAGCAAGCAGACGAATGCGGCTCACCCAGCGCCATGTCGACCACGTGCACCGGCCGATCGACGATCCCGGGCCAAAGCTGCTGCCGGGGTTCCGCTCGGCCACTGACGATGACTACAGCGAAGCGGTCGCGGGCATGCTCTCCTCCCGCCCGGCGGGCGATTTCTGGCTGTTTGGCTATGGCTCGCTGATCTGGCGACCGGAAACCGCCTTTGAGGAAAAGCGCAAGGGTACCGCCGCCGGCTGGCACCGGCGGTTTTGCCTGGGGCCCGATTACCGCTATCGCGGCAGTCCGGAGCTTCCCGGATTGATGATGGCGCTTGATCGCGGCGGCCAATGCACGGGCATGCTCTACCGGCTTCCCGAAGCCGGACTCGAGCAGGAGTTGCACCGGCTGATCCGCAGAGAGCTGAGCCAGTTGCCCTCGGCGTTTCCGTGGCGATGGATCAAGGTGCGTACCGATGAAGGCCCGGTTCCGGCGCTGACCTTTGCCATGGACCGCAACAACGCGCGCTATGTGGCGAGCCTGCCCGACACCGAGGTCGCCGCGGTTCTCGCCAGCGCCTGCGGCTTTCGTGGCTCGATGGCGGAATATCTGTTTTCAACCGTCACCATGCTCGAAAGTCTGGGCATTCATGATCGCAAATTATGGCGGCTGCAAAGCCTGGTGGCCGATCTGATCGAGGCAAGGCTGAGCGCCTCGCGTTGA
- the rpsO gene encoding 30S ribosomal protein S15, with the protein MSITAERKAALIEEYATKPGDTGSPEVQVAILTERINNLTGHFKENKKDNHSRRGLLTMVSTRRSLLDYVKRKDEARYTALIARLGIRR; encoded by the coding sequence ATGTCGATTACTGCTGAGCGCAAGGCTGCGCTGATCGAAGAATATGCAACCAAGCCAGGCGACACCGGGTCTCCGGAAGTCCAGGTTGCCATTCTGACCGAACGGATCAACAATCTGACCGGTCACTTCAAGGAAAACAAGAAGGACAACCATTCACGCCGCGGGCTGTTGACCATGGTGTCCACACGTCGGTCCCTGCTGGATTACGTCAAGCGTAAAGACGAAGCGCGCTACACCGCGCTGATCGCCCGTCTGGGCATCCGTCGCTAA